In Podarcis muralis chromosome 7, rPodMur119.hap1.1, whole genome shotgun sequence, the genomic stretch ctccccaactgctgcaaacccctccccaactgttcccccacccagacaaaaaaaaatttcaaaaaataacaacatgacccaatggtcccagattcctgcagaaacctccccaaccgttcccccagccagccagcactcagaaattcaaactcagaatgtttttttttggaaaaaaacaacctggcccaatggtcacagaaaatcataaaaattccaaaaaaagccccacaagctcccagattcctgcagaaacctctccaactgttcccccagccagccagcactcagaaattcaaactcagaaaaattttcaaaaaacaacaacctggcccaatggtcacagaaaatcataaaaattccaaaaaaagccccacaagctcccagattatcgcaaccccccccacaacaccaagtccttgaatcccaaacaccccaacccaaaatccaaaaccccccaaaaaagttttaaaagtttaacttaccaaatggtaagttttggaaaagcttcaaaagtgagcaaagtctgagaaaaggctaccaaaccacgtgctaagagttgctcctcaaagtcaagtcgcaactgcagctgttcaagctaagcaccctttgttttaacggtttttagacaaaggaaacaaagtcgcgagacgttttcgtcttgcgaagcaagcccatagggaaaatcgtcttgcgaggcaactcgaaaacggaaaaacctttcgtctagcgagttttttgtcttgcgaggcattcctcttgcgaggtaccactgtatatgattttaaaagtccttatgcactgccactttgttgtatgttaggtaggcgtgccatccaaacctcgtattccaaccttctaaatctaatatatcagccttcttcaagaaggtggggttgttttaaatggttgttaaatgtgttacgttgatttagattttgtatttgtgggctggagtgttgtttcagggctcttgtattgtttattagtgtgcatacattggtcttgtggctatttttagtatgtttttatttaatttatattatgttctgatatttttattatgaattttgtgcagtgattattcttattatttattttgtgcttcgtatacttggtgttgtgaaccaccctgagattcaaaatcaataaaatcaacaatcaaaaacaacatcaacaagaaacacaacaacaaaaaggtttccTACCGCTGTGTACGGAGGGTCGTGAGGGCAGCACCACTCCTCTTGGTCGATCCTGGTGGCGTTGATGTTCCTGGCGCTGGTCCAGACTGGATCCTGCGGAGAGCAGAAGATGGTATCTCTGCAGCACAACTCTGGTGTCCACGTTGCCTTGGCCTGGCGCTACTCCGGATGTTctgtcaggaggagaaaggggctcgTTGAGAAACGTCCCATCCAAACAGCCCACCAGATGTCCCaatagcccaccagatgcctcactCACCTGGCATGCAGCTCAGGAAGTCCTTCGGGTAAGGTTCCCTGTGAACGCAGTGGAGCAGCCTCCTCAAAAAGCGCTGGACCCTGCCTTTCTTCCGATGTCTATAGGCCCGCTGCACGATGttcaggcagctcctccctgtctgcctaagctcttcttcctcgtgctgctgcatctcttccagccctgagtggcaagggagaaaggttgagCAAGGCAGAGATGCACAGGAAAAGAGCCACCCatcaacaatatgaaaacagccgtcagctgtgtttgtgtgtaagagagagcagtgaagtcacattccaattctctttgcatgttcatcttgtggcacttctgcctgaacatacatctgagaatttgccttcccctgaagacctttctcagcagaagcatccctccctgccctccgtaCGTCTCACTCACATGTTCCATAGGATGCCATGTCTTGATTGCGGATGAAACTGGCATCCCGGAAAGCCAGatgacctagagagagagagagggcaagaaaagggacgtcatctgggtgcaaagcaagcggagacagaggcagcttggcaggaggacaggtatgctctagaggcctccaccctcacggagcactcagagcaagatctgggcacagatggaggcctacctagcaggtggcctggggacatgtccatcctccctgccattgttaccaagacgtttctgtccctccctaccagggaagaacgttgcttgacttacccagaagcagagctgccacCCTGGAGACTGCTGGCAGCCTGTTGGCAGACGGCTGCGTACATGATAAGGCAGCACTCCGAAGGATGCCCTTGCTGAAGGTCTTGCTCTGTGGGCAAAGACAAAGGAGAAGTGGCATCAGAGAGGCTTGAgagcgcagcagaagagccttgcaCTCCCAAAGACATGCCTGGGCAAAGCTGCCAACAAAGGCAGAGGGACCTTACCAGATGCTTGGCAGCCTGGTGGAGAGCAAAGTGGAGGCTAAATTTGTTGGAATGAGCCCACCACTTGACTTCTGGGGCTAGATGGGAAAGAGCCTTCCTTGCGGCCTGCaacacaagaagagaagagggtTACAAATTGCGGGACATAGTCTCGGAAGCTCCTGAGAACAATCCCTCCCTCCTACTGCATAAGTCCACCTCTTTGGCCCTCACCTTGGCCACTTCAAGGTCCTCGTCTTCGAGGTGAATGAGGACCACAACCAGTTCGTGAATGGCTTCCTCTTCTGTTGTTGTAATGGGAAGTCTTTGGTCTCTCGCCCAGCCCCGAAGCAGCCCCAGATGTTCGATGGCTGATGCTCGGACGGAGGCTTCCTCCTATAGGCAGAAAATATCAGAGGTTGTGTTTCTCATCAGATCAGGAACACCctcctgaagccagaacatctcCGCTGCATGGCAGTctaaaccccacccttcctcttccaaagcatTCCTCCTCCATTGGGTGTGGTGTCATGTTTCCCCTCATACTCACATGGGCAGCCAGGCCGCAGTATCTTgccgccagcatctccaggtctttCTCTCCCAGCTCCCTGGAATGGTAGGCTTGGTCTACCAGCTCTATCAATTCTGGGAGGACATCAGCTTCTACATCAGAGAGGGAATCCCTCAGGAAGGAAGGGTCCTACACAAAAGAGAGAATCTTTTCAAAGGTCTGAAAGGCCTCATGCCTTTTAGCACAGGCCCTTCAGTATTGTGCCAGGGAAAGAGTGCTGGGCCATGATTAGAATCGAGATCTgtacccccccttcctctgaGCATCACTTGCCATGCCAGAGTCCAGAAGCAGGGATATCCCTCTGACGCTGAGCTTCCGGACTTCCAGGCAGTCGTGTTCCAGCCAGTTGAGGAGCTGCTCCAGTGTATCTTCACAGGGATAGACCTCCAGACGGCAGCTGAGCAGCTAAAGAggcccaaagagaaagaaacccttcagggataagaggctgaggcaggttctccttttgcccaccatttgcaattctgcacagagcaagcccactgaagtgaatggaccaaagtttgccatgtacatcaaatccaatgggtctactctgaggagcacTAAAACAGGCAACAGTCCTTAGGCTCAAAGTAGCCCAACACTCGGCAGAAACCAAGCCAGGGCCTCCTTGCTGCACCCATTTCCTCCCGCGTCAGTCCCCCTCACCTCGATGTAGATAGCTGCCGCGACTTGTGGCATCCCGGCAAAATCCTGGTCCTCGAGAGCAGCGATGATGCTTTCCACCATGGGAGGGATCCACCAGCTTCGCTTTCCGACGGCtctgaaatggagaaggagatcttggtaaggaagggaaagacaccGCAGGAAGCAAACGGGCACAGTCCGATCCTGTGCCTTCAGCTCCATTTGCCAGGCCACTGGGGAAGGTCACCGCGTTCTTCCTCTTACCTCACCATGGCAGACAACCCCTGGCTGAAAGTCTCCCGGCAGAAAAGTTGGTCGACGATGGCCGCCTCCACTTGCTCTCCAGTGGTGCCAAGAAGGAGGTGCAGAACTTCCTTAGCccctctggaaccaaagcaaggccagttttaccaggagggtcattggcacacactcacattccttccccagcagccgcctgaaggagagcctcccttggaaaagcaagctggactggaaaccccccgaggctgaaggggaaaggacTCCATTGGTCCCTTTGCAACACACTACTCACCCGAGGAATTCCTGATAGTAGTGGAAGTTGACAACCATCCCCAGGAGAGCGatcagcagctgtgggaagttctggcgcacagctgccttgtagtcctccatcctgaggatggcgtgcaacaggctgctgagatgttgctggaagagagaggggtgcaagtcactttctctgcttttctgcagaatacaggaacccctcgatattaccctgggaagaaggaagccaggaagcaggtGGTTGGTCCTTACCACTTGGGTGGCAGATTCCGCCAAGGGGCTTTGGTCAAGCTGCTCGGCCATGAGATGGATCAGCTTTTCTGGATCGGCCGATGGTAAAACCTCCTTCCATATTCTCTCGCAGTCTCTGTGAATGCAAAAAGAAGAGCAATGGTCAGATTCAagtcttctgcttgctgccatgctccAGAGAGAGGAAATGGCAGCAAGGGCTTTCTGAGCAAGCCCTGCAGCTTGCCAACCTCCCCCTTAGCCCAGTAGAACCTGGAGGGCTCCTTACCCGAAGGGAAACTGGAGGAGATATTGCACCACTTTGTCCAGGTGGTGGTGCGCCAAGATGGAGAAcgcgaagacggccatgttcctgCCTTGCACTGTAGGCCCCTGGGCGATCTTATAgaaggcctccagcagcacctccacctgtcagagaaaaggagagggttgcttggagagtacaaggaagcggggctgtctccatccctcattgaaagagggacccttgacctgtgccaccacagcctcttccttccaaggtaccactcaggGTCCTGGGGAGCATTGGTTGCCTCCCCTACACCAAAGCGGAGAATCTTCTTCTCTCCTACCTTTGAAGACGCCTTACCTTCACTTTTGTGCCGCCAAACTGCTTGATGAAATCTAGCAGCAGGTGGGAGATGTCCAAGGGGTCGAAGCTGCTCTCAAGAACCAGGTCTCTGGCCAGGAAGCACATGGCCTCCAAGAGCTGCTCCGCAGGGAGAAAGGCGCCAAAGACCTGAAGcgagagaggaaggtcagagatgcccacagggcagggctggggagcagaaagcccaggtgctgCCTCTGCAGAACCCAGAACATGTGGCTTGAGAGACAGCGACTTACCCTGACAAGAGAGTAACTATTATTCACGAACAGCTCAGGAACCGGTCCTCCGGTGGATTCGAGGACCTCCTCAGCTCCGATGATGAGCATTTGGTTCCTTAACGTTCCTGCCAgtgtctctgcaaaggaaagccaaagggttagtttgggtcttgctcaccccaccccatgctgggatgcattcttccagtcttaccttTGTTGCACCGCAGGATGGGCAGAAGATGGCAGAGGGCCTCTGCTGCCCGCTGCCTGCTCTCCGGGTCCGGATCCAATGCACAAAGGCAGGAAATCGCCACCAGTTGGCCATAGGAGCATGCATGAATCACTGCCGATGGCTGAGAAGAAACCCAGAGAAGGGACTGATCACCATTTTTCcctataacatttttattccaaacattccaaaacatttagcatcctaaacctaaaccctcttttcctaatctttgcttttttcttcttttctcagccaTTTTACTCACTATGGCCCAGCTCTGTTCTCCAAATTGAGTATGTGCTGGGATGCCTGGTCGTCCCTTGGGCACCTTGCAGGATGGGCCTAGAAGCAGCAGCCGGAAGGCCTTGACAGCCCTGCATGGTTGCAATGCTTCCCTTCAgtaaagccacttctgagctggagaggaggtggggttgtgggcttcatgCCCTCCCCCCACGTACTCGGGGGCTGGCttgcagcccccgcgagagcagggaatcctcgggcgcgtcatctcccttgccagccaatcggctggcccggGAGGCGTGGCCAgcgctatttagggccggcgcggctgaggatttccctctttctcccagcgccccagctgctccggtttccccaccctttaggtttggctctttgacattgctatggacttcggttggtcgccgtcaaggggcctggcaggaattttttccacttggcaaattggcaccagccatttggctttttgcctacctcgtagcaaattgtcacaacttcctcggcattggcagtgaggcattggtaagggtattgttatgcagatgagtggggggaggaagcgccatcaccttcccccatatcgaagggtagtccggtaaaggattccgtggggcgttgccctgtccgaagcctatggaggtgtgggcctaaggcacgccccgagcggtgaccccgggggagctcctagttgatgtacatcagcaggactccccctactggtggttaacccttgccggtcttctagcaatcaggctgaagccggttagtcgataggaccaatgcctaagccaataccactcaattcctgtaatcaataaagttgtggcctaattttgcccattaacctaaaatactggtgtcctgtgtctttatttccgtgggggaggcgggaactcgccacgcaactcacatgttcctggatcttctgcaggaAGGCGCAAAGATCTCGGAGCGCCTTCCTTCGGATCATCCCACTCTTTATTCTTGCGACGAAATCCATAAGTCTGTTGTTCAGCTGGTCCCTGCTGCCGCTTTCAGGAGGAAGATCAGCCGCATCCAGAGAAGCTGTGGTTGGGATGCTGAGGGGAGACAGGAGTAGCACTTTTGTCAAAAGGGTTTATTGCCCCCCATCCTTCAAAGAccccaagcaccaccaccatagaaatggatcggggttttttttaaagcaattgattATGGGGGAGGGGATTAGCACAGGATTACCTTGGAGGAAGATCCTCCCCATCTTCCAGGCCGATTTCCGATATTTGATCTTCATCAAAATCAATTCCCTGTccatgagaaaagagaaacaggaacATCAGAATGTGAAGAATGGATCAGACCCATTCATGTTTTTGTGTTCATCAGGAAAGCACAGACGAGGTAGGTtgggaaacaaactgaaaatctcTGGCCTCCATTTCCTTAGAGACCTTATTCATCCTTCTATTCATTGAAGCCTtcggttaagagtttgggtgtaatccatgacacctccctttccatggagacgcaggttaCAACAGCCAaagtgacatttttccaccttcgcttaccttacccgccccaacctggccacagtgatccatgcgatagtcacctccaggcttgactactgtaattcgctctacgcggggctgcccttgaagctgtcccagaaactccagcgggtgcagaatgctgcagcgaggctcctcacggggtctctgccatgggagcatattcacccagtgcttttcccggtggagtacagggtcagatttaaggtgctggttttgacctttaaagcccttcacagcctaggaccctcgtacctatgggaccgcctctcctggtatgccccacagaggaccttaaggtccatatatagcaacaccctagaggtcccgggccctaaggaagttagattagcctcaaccagagccagggccttctcaacactggctccggcctggtggaacgctctgtctcatgagaccagggccctgcaggatctgatttctttccgcagggtctgtaagacagagttgttccacctgacctttggcttagaatcagtttgattccctccccctctttctatttccttttccctcccgtgaagaggctgcatcctaatgttttaatgttgtatcttaatcttttaaattgtattttaatcaacgtttttttattattggttgttagccaccctgagcccagtcttggctggggagggcggggtataaataaattttattattatttttattagtaaaggagcccctttactacatggtggcagcggtgggatggaacttccctgcagaaaggcactttgattttaaattggcacgaatcttttgtgtactaaggcgttttatttttgggggggatagaGATAGTCAGGAATTATGGAAGCCGGGGCTCCCCAGGAATACACTTTGCGAACTGTGGACGAATGGGGTCCGGGTGGAGAAGGCAGTTCCCTTCCTTCAGagacaaccccccctcccaacctcCAAGTCCCAGAGTGGAATCTGCCTCCTGGTTTTCGGGAGATCCCGAGTCGGAGAGAGAGTTGGTGGACGCCTTAAGAACTGTTTGGAAGGGTGGGCAAGAGTCCTgcaacttggagagagagaggggcgcgCCAGTTAACCACCCCTTGTCTCCTTGTGAGGAAGTGGAAGCTGGGATGGCCTCCACACGTCCTAGAGGGAACTATCTTGTTTATGCAGAGCCTAAAGAGATGGAGTTTTCAGAGGGCGATGCGGTTGAGTGGGTGCAAAACCATTCTTATGGGGCAGAGAGTCAGCCGGATGGCTTATGAGTATCAAGATCTGCCGCAGCAGCTGCAAGAAGTGTCTGTGGGAGACTACCGTCGAGAGTGTCCATCGTGCGACATTCGCAGAACGGTGAGACGGCGTTCCCCCACCCCAGGACGGGTCTACTCGCCAGTAAGAGC encodes the following:
- the LOC144328312 gene encoding uncharacterized protein LOC144328312 is translated as MCFLARDLVLESSFDPLDISHLLLDFIKQFGGTKVKVEVLLEAFYKIAQGPTVQGRNMAVFAFSILAHHHLDKVVQYLLQFPFGDCERIWKEVLPSADPEKLIHLMAEQLDQSPLAESATQVVRTNHLLPGFLLPRVISRGSCILQKSRESDLHPSLFQQHLSSLLHAILRMEDYKAAVRQNFPQLLIALLGMVVNFHYYQEFLG